In Pyricularia oryzae 70-15 chromosome 2, whole genome shotgun sequence, one genomic interval encodes:
- a CDS encoding multidrug resistance protein fnx1 → MTENGHPNLSERSPLLRNDQPAVNGTFNHSPSSSDSECSTPILAADLERVVSAAEDAGLPGPSIGGGGRGDANENGNGSASRGGSRPGGPPPNMKLLMPAISIGVYLCAVDQLLAVATYAKIGSDLNALNSTSWVATAYFLTLTSFQPLSGKLSDIFGRKECLLASYFIFGLGCLGCGLARDMTQLIIARAVSGIGGGGMTSVVSILLTDLVPLRERGVWQGYINIVYAMGSATGAPIGGLLADSVGWRWSFIGQFPICLAAFAAVYFILKSPDMGHAHWREKLAKIDFLGAACLIAAVFSLLLALDYGSNNGWGQIFTIVSLALAPVLFIVFVLVEMKVASHPFAPGHIIFDRSLFACYAANFFGVGGQMPVWFYLPLLYQAYYGMTVVEASLLFIPGSIAGVVASLGSGYIIKRTGRYYWLTVVSYATLLLSSLPLVLSTGILTDSVVGTTVGLALSSFGNGAGLTTTLVGLISNAAPEDAAVVIACSYLFRSLGLSIGVSVMSAVMQQALRTQLAAKLGDGDEALRIGERVRESLDYIGQLEPQLADVVRKSYRFGVAAVFMSNAIFLVFALVAAFYIREKRVTK, encoded by the exons ATGACAGAAAACGGTCACCCTAACCTGTCCGAGCGTAGCCCTCTGCTGCGAAATGATCAACCTGCGGTGAACGGGACGTTTAATCACAGCCCCTCGTCGTCCGACTCGGAATGTTCCACGCCGATCCtcgccgccgacctcgagaGGGTCGTCAGCGCGGCCGAGGATGCAGGTCTCCCGGGCCCGAGTATCGGGGGAGGTGGTAGGGGCGACGCCAACGAGAACGGGAACGGGTCGGCTTCGAGAGGTGGCAGCAGACCCGGTGGTCCTCCCCCAAACATGAAGCTCCTGATGCCTGCCATCAGCATCGGCGTTTACCTTTGCGCCGTGGACCAGCTCCTGGCCGTCGCTACGTATGCCAAGATTGGCAGCGACCTCAATGCCTTGAACAGCACATCCTGGGTAGCAACTGC TTACTTTCTCACCCTCACAAGTTTCCAACCCCTCTCCGGCAAGCTCAGCGACATCTTCGGGAGGAAAGAATGTCTCCTCGCTTCGTACTTCATCTTTGGCCTGGGATGTCTTGGATGCGGGCTTGCCCGGGATATGACTC AATTGATCATCGCAAGAGCAGTCTCTggcatcggcggcggtggaATGACCAGCGTGGTCAGCATATTACTCACAGATCTGGTCCCCCTACGGGAGAGAGGAGTATGGCAGGGCTACATCAACATCGTTTACGCCATGGGATCAGCAACCGGCGCCCCCATAGGAGGTCTACTCGCCGACTCCGTCGGCTGGCGGTGGTCCTTCATCGGCCAGTTCCCCATCTGTCTCGCGGCCTTTGCCGCAGTCTACTTTATCCTCAAGTCACCCGACATGGGACATGCTCACTGGAGGGAGAAGCTCGCCAAGATTGACTTTCTCGGAGCCGCCTGCCTCATCGCGGCCGTCTTCTCTCTCCTCCTCGCGTTGGACTACGGAAGCAACAACGGCTGGGGTCAGATATTCACAATCGTATCTCTGGCCCTCGCCCCTGTTCTCTTCATCGTCTTTGTCCTGGTCGAGATGAAGGTCGCATCGCACCCATTCGCGCCCGGTCACATCATTTTCGACAGATCGTTGTTCGCTTGCTATGCTGCCAACTTTTTCGGCGTCGGTGGCCAAATGCCTGTG TGGTTTTACCTCCCGCTGTTGTACCAGGCTTACTATGGCATGACTGTTGTCGAGGCTAGTCTCTTGTTCATCCCGGGCTCTATCGCAGGCGTAGTTGCCTCCTTGGGTAGTGGATACATCATCAAGAGGACTGGTCGGTACTACTGGCTCACGGTCGTCTCATATGCCACGCTGCTTCTCAGCTCCCTGCCTTTGGTGCTCAGTACCGGCATCCTGACGGATTCCGTTGTGGGTACAACTGTCGGCCTGGCCTTGTCATCCTTTGGTAATGGTGCAG GTCTGACAACTACACTCGTCGGCCTCATCTCCAACGCCGCACCCGAGGACGCAGCCGTGGTGATAGCGTGCTCTTACCTGTTCCGCTCCCTCGGGCTTTCGATCGGCGTGAGCGTCATGTCGGCCGTGATGCAGCAAGCCCTGCGGACACAGCTGGCGGCCAAgctcggcgacggcgacgaggcCCTGCGAATAGGAGAGCGTGTGCGTGAGAGCCTCGACTACATCGGTCAGCTCGAGCCCCAGCTGGCAGACGTCGTTCGCAAGTCCTACAGGTTCGGCGTCGCGGCCGTCTTCATGTCCAACGCCATCTTTTTGGTCTTTGCCTTGGTGGCCGCCTTTTATATCCGCGAGAAGAGGGTCACGAAGTGA
- a CDS encoding 6-phosphogluconolactonase, producing the protein MGKQANLFAFAGVDALAPALRSYVIQCQDAGITRHDVFKVAVSGGSLPKTLAQALLAAPGPGEPAVRWDKWEIFFADERAVPLDHEDSNYGLLKKELLDKIEGPQPTVHAIDTEVLGDTQELADRYEQTLVRSFASRDSVKLPIFDLLLLGCGPDGHTCSLFPGHELLRETSAWVAPIEDSPKPPPRRITLTLPVVTHSVRVAFVATGGGKKEIMKEIFDQESGLPCALVNQGTGDRCSWFVDNPAVEGVSFPRRSFNL; encoded by the coding sequence ATGGGCAAGCAAGCGAACCTTTTCGCCTTTGCCGGCGTTGATGCGCTCGCCCCCGCGCTCCGATCCTACGTCATCCAGTGCCAAGACGCCGGCATAACAAGACACGACGTCTTCAAGGTCGCCGTCTCGGGCGGCTCCCTCCCCAAGACCCTGGCTCAGGCCCTCCTCGCCGCTCCCGGACCCGGCGAGCCCGCAGTGCGCTGGGACAAGTGGGAGATATTCTTCGCCGACGAGCGCGCCGTGCCGCTCGACCACGAGGACTCCAACTACGGCCTGCTCAAGAAGGAGCTGCTGGACAAGATCGAGGGCCCCCAGCCGACTGTGCACGCCATCGACACCGAGGTCCTCGGCGACACCCAGGAGCTGGCCGATCGCTACGAGCAGACCCTGGTCCGCAGCTTCGCCAGCCGCGACAGCGTCAAGCTCCCCATCTtcgacctgctgctgctcggtTGCGGGCCCGACGGCCATACCTGCAGTCTGTTCCCGGGACACGAGCTGCTGCGCGAGACGAGCGCCTGGGTTGCCCCCATCGAGGACAGCCCCAAGCCCCCGCCACGCCGCATCACCCTGACCCTCCCCGTGGTCACCCACAGCGTGCGCGTCGCCTTTGTCgccaccggcggcggcaagaagGAAATCATGAAGGAGATCTTTGACCAGGAATCGGGCCTGCCATGCGCCCTCGTGAACCAGGGCACAGGCGACAGGTGTTCCTGGTTCGTCGACAACCCGGCCGTCGAGGGCGTTAGCTTTCCTAGGAGGAGCTTCAACTTGTAG